A segment of the Agarivorans albus genome:
ACTTCTTCACCATCAAAGATGTGTTAGAAGTGTATGATCCTGAAACAGTGCGTTACTTCTTGTTGTCTGGCCATTACCGCAGCCAGTTAAATTACTCTGAAGACAACTTAAAGCAATCTCGCTCGGCTCTTGAGCGTTTGTATACTGCCTTGCGTGGTATTGAGCTGGTAGCTGTAGACGAACAAGTAGCAGGTGCTTATCGTGAACCGTTTAAGGCTGCGATGGATGACGATTTTAATACACCAGAAGCCTTGCCTGTTTTATTCGAGTTAGCAAAAGAAATTAACCGGGTTAAAGACAGCAATGCAATGTTAGCCGGCCAGTATGCTAGCTTGTTGATAGAACTTAGCGCGGTGCTTGGCATTTTGACACAAGATGTAGAAACCTTTTTGCAAGGTGAGCACGATAGTGAAGTGGCTGAGATTGAGGCTTTGATTGCTGCGCGTAATCAAGCGCGAGCTGATAAAGATTGGGCTGCAGCAGACATTGCACGTAATCGCCTAACCGAAATGGGTATTGTGTTGGAAGACGGTGCGGCAGGCACCACTTGGCGTAAAGCCTAAGCAAGGTTTACAGATAACAAAAAGGCAGCCTAGGCTGCCTTTTTTACATCTTGTATTTCTTTAATAAGCTTTGATATTGCTCGCCAGAGGTCACTTTGCTTAGTGCGGCTCTAAAGCGTTGCAAATAATCTGGGTCAGTCCCTTGGCTAAATGCATAACAACCCTCTAACTTACCCAGCTGATGAACAGGTTCAAATAGCTCACTTTCAAATCCTAAGGCTTTAGCGGTTTGCTCGACGACCTCGGGTTCAGAAGCAATAACATCAACACGCTCGCGCTTTAACATGCGTAAGGCTTTTTCTAAGTCTTCAGTAAGTGATATCTGCTCAAATTCAACGCCTTTATAGAGCAAGAGCTGTTCGCCAACGCCGGCCTTCATAGCGCCAAATAGGAGTTTTGAATTTGGCCCAATTTGGTCAATTTTGATAGCGCGTGACTTTAAAGCGATGAGTTTAATATTGGAGGTAGTTATGGGGCAGGCCCAGTGAAACATGTGTTCTCTACGGGGGCTACGCATGGTAAGAAACAATGCCATATTGGGGCGATGCTGTAGCAAGTAGTAGGCTTTTTCCCAGGTTTGCACTTTAATAGGCTGAGGATCTTCGCCCATCTCTTGCCACACTAAACGCAGTAGCTCTACAGAAATACCGGTTAGGTGAGCATCTTCTACATAGTTAAAAGGGCGCAGGTTTTCCGTTACAAAGCTAATGTTTTCTGCACGAGCGGCAAAAGGTAAGGTTAAACACAGCAATAATAAGTAACGGTGGAGCATAAGTAATCCTAATCTAGTCCCTTTGTTAAAATTAGCTTACTTTTGATTAAGTTGCAGTGAAAATGGCGAATACTTGATCTGAGTATTCGCCCAACCGACTATTTGTCGTGGAACTCTTCACAGGCTTCTAAGGTGTTTTGAATAAGTGTTGCCACTGTCATTGGGCCAACTCCACCAGGTACTGGCGTAATAAACGCGGCATTTTGACGAGCAACTTCATATTCAACATCACCAGCTAGTTTACCGTTGTCTAAGCGGTTAATGCCTACATCGATCACCATTGCTCCGGGTTTAATCCATTCGCCAGGAATAAATTGCGGTTTACCTACTGCAACAACTACTAAATCGGCGCGACGCACATGCGCTTCTAGGTCTTTAGTGAAACGGTGACAAGTGGTGGTAGTGCAGCCGGCTAGCAATAACTCTAAGGTCATTGGTCGGCCAACAATGTTCGAGGCACCAACAACCACGGCTTCTAGGCCGTAAGGGCTGACACCGGTTGATTCAATAAGGGTAATAATGCCTTTGGGAGTACATGGGCGCAGTGCTGGAATACGTTGAGCTAATCGACCAATGTTATAAGGATGAAAACCATCTACATCTTTGTCTGGGCGAATACGCTCAACCACTTTGGTTTCATCGATACCTTCGGGTAAAGGCAATTGCACTAAGATTCCGTCGATTAGTGGGTCATCGTTAAGTTTGTCAATTTCGGCTAATAGCGTTTGCTCATCAGTGTTGTCATCTAAGTCGATAGACTTCGAAATAAAGCCAACGGCTTCACATACGCGGCGTTTGCTGCCTACATAAACTTGAGAGGCTGGGTTATCGCCTACTAAAATCACGGCTAAACCTGGAGCACGTTTCCCTTCAGCGACTCTTTGCTTAACACGCTCAGCAACTTGATCTTGAACTTGTTGAGCGATTTTTTTTCCATCAATTATTTGTGCAGACATTGATTCTTCTTTAACGAGTGATTGACCATGCTAGAGGGCGCTATTTTGGCATGATAGGCGAATAAATGTCAGATCTTTTTTTTAGCAAAAAGGAGGGTTTTAAAAAGAAAATGAGTGAAACGGGGGAATTTATAAAGCGGATAAAGCAAAAGCCTGCTTGCGCAGGCCTTTATATAACTAAGCAGCAACCCAGAGTAATACAGCGATTACTTGCGGTGATAAAATCCGTAAACACATTACCAAAGGGTACACCGTAGCGTAGGCTAAGGCCGAGGCACCGCTGGTACTGTGAATAGAGTTAGCAAATGCCAACGCTGGTGGATCGGTCATCGAACCTGCCATCAAACCACATAGGCTTAAGTAATTCACTTTTAGAACGTAACGCCCAATAAAGCCAATAATAAGCAGGGGAATAAGGGTTATAAAAGCGCCATAGAACATCCAGCTAAGGCCATCGCCCTCGACTAAAGTTTCAATGAAGTTAGCACCCGAGTTAATACCTACAACCGCCAAAAATAGCACAATTCCTATCTCTCTAAGTGCTAAGTTGGCACTTGGTGGCATAAACCAGTAAAGGCGGCCAATACTGCCAATTCTCGCAAGAATAATTGCCACAATAAGTGGGCCTCCAGCTAAGCCAAGCTTAAGAGGAGCCGGCAAGCTTGGAATTGCTAAAGGTAAAGAACCAAGTAAAACACCTAAGCCAATACCAATGAAAATAGGCAGCATTTGCACATGCTGTAACTTGCTACGCACGTTGCCTAAGCTTTTGGCTACTTTTTCAATGTCTTGGCTAGGGCCTACGATATTAAGAATATCGCCAAACTGTAAAATGGTGTCTTTGTTAGCGACTAGCTCAACACCGGCACGGTTTAGACGCGAGATAATTACGTCGAAGCTATGTTTTAAATCTAACTCGCTGAGTTTTTTACCTAAAATCCGCTCCTCGGTGACTACAACCCGCTCGCTGCGAAGCAAGGTCCCTTTAGTAGAAAGAGATTCATTAATCTCTTGGCCAATAATTAAGGTGGCTTGTTCTAGTTTATTGCGGTCGGGTCCAACCAAGTGCAGGTAGTCGCCTAGGTGCATCAGCATATCGGCACCAGGTACTTTTAGTTCGCCATCTGATTTTACTCGCGAACAAATCACATCTTCGCCAATCAGTTTACTCAACTCTGAGAAAGCAATGCCATTTAGGTTGGGGTTTTCAATAATAACGTTTATATCGAGTAGGCTTTGTTTCTTTTTACCTTTGGCATTATCGAAGTCTTCTGCTTCTTTTTCGATATCAACGCGAAAGGCAAGGCGGATGATCCACATAGTGAGCAAGATGCCTAAAATGCCAAAGGGGTAAGCCATTGCATAACCTAAACCGAGTACGGTGGTTTCTTCTGTAGCCATACCTAGTTCTTGTAGAATTTGCTGACCAGCTGCTAGAGAGGGGGTATTGGTAACCGCGCCGCTGTATATGCCTAAAAATACGTTTAAAGGCAGGTCGAAAATAAAATGAAGTGCAACTGCAGTAACGCCGCCCAATACGACTATGCCAACGGCTAGTAGGTTTAATCGTAAGCCGCTTGCTTTAAGTGAGGCAAAAAAACCTGGACCTACTTGGATACCAATGGTGTAAACAAATAAGATAAGGCCAAACTCTTTGATAAAATGTAGTGCGTGTGGATCAAGGTGCCAGCCAAATTGTTTGATGAAGTGGCCAACAAATAGGCCTCCAAACAATACGCCGCCTATACCTAAGCCAACACCACGAACCTTTATCCCACCAAACCATAGGCCTATAACAGCCACTGCTGATAGCACTAAGATGGATAACGCAACTTCACTCATGAGATTCCATTCCAATCGTAAAAAACATTCTGTGTTTAAATAACCAGCACGAGACTACTACTTTAGTCGTAGTTAACTATTGATTTGGATTAATAAATAACAATGATCCAAATAAACAGTGCCTACGTTTCAAATGTGGAAGTGCAAAGCTTGTTGATTGGCACATGCTGTTTGTTTGCTGATAAATAGCGCTAGATATTGTTGAAATTCACCCATTTTGGCTATGCTGTAACCAATCGGTAAATATCAGTAAAAAACTGTTTGACGCTGACCAATCAAGTGGGTAGTATTCGCCTCCGTTGAAGGGCACAATCAGTGCTTTAAACAAATCGGTGAATAGCGTAGTTTGATAGCGCATCGCCGCGAAGCTCATAAAGAGCGGGACCAGAGGGTATAGCCTTCTAAAATATCAAAGCAATCGGTGATTAGCGCAGCTTGGTAGCGCATCTGGTTTGGGACCAGAGGGTCGGGAGTTCGAATCTCTCATCACCGACCAAATTTTTGAAGCCTAGTGTTTATACTGGGTTATTTGACGCTAAAGATGCGCCCTTAGCTCATCTGGATAGAGCAACGGCCTTCTAAGCCGTAGGTAGTAGGTTCGAGTCCTACAGGGTGCGCCAAATACATGCTCTAGTAGCATAAAAGTTTGTGGTGGGTATAGCTCAGTTGGTAGAGCCCCGGATTGTGATTCCGGTTGTCGTGGGTTCAAATCCCATTACTCACCCCATTATTCGACTACATTGCCATAGCAGTGTTGCGAAAATAGTTTTGCGGAAGTGGCGGAATTGGTAGACGCGCTAGATTTAGGTTCTAGTATCGCAAGGTGTGAGAGTTCAAGTCTCTCCTTCCGCACCATTATTGGTGTAAGCGTAGGTAACGCTTAAAAATACCAACTAGTTTTCGGTGATTAGCGCAACTTGGTAGTGCATCGTCGCGAAGCTCATAAAGAGCGGGACCAGAGAGTCTGGTAAACATACCAAGTCAAATTTCGGTGATTAGCGCAGCTTGGTAGCGCATCTGGTTTGGGACCAGAGGGTCGGGAGTTCGAATCTCTCATCACCGACCACTACATGAAGCCCCGTCAGTAATGACGGGGCTTTTTTGTATTTGGCGTTTATTGAATTTTGAGTGTTTGTGTCGGGAGTTCGCCTATTAAGCTTGGCTCATCACCGACCACTACATGAAGCCTCGTCAGTAATGACGGGGCTTTTTTGTATTTGGTGTTTATTGAATTTTGAGTATTGGTGTCGGGAGTTCGGCTGTTAAGCTTGGCTCATCACGACCACTACATGAAGCCTCGTCAGCAATGACGGGGCTTTTTTGTATTTGGTGTTTATTGAATTTTGAGTGTTGGTGTCGGGAGTTCGGCTGTTAAGCTTGGCTTATCATCGACCATTATCTAAAGCCTTGTTTACAGTGGTAAGGCTCCTTGTAATTAACGTTTATCGAAGTTTAAACGTTTGTGTCGGGAGTTAGCTGCCTCAACGCACCTCCAAATACAAAAGAGAGCCGTAGCTCTCTTCTGATGTAAAATTTAAAGCTATCGCTAGTGATGCTTTTTCATTGCTTCAACCAAGGCATCGCGGGCTGAGGTTGAACCTGCACGCTCTGCTTCTTCCACAAAGCTTAACGCTTTATCAAAGTCACTGGCTTTTACCGCATTTTCGATAAGTTGATTAAACATTGCTTCGGTTTCTGGTTGTATAGGGCTGGTTTTGATTTTTGCTGAACTTACTGCAACAGCGCTTGCAGTGCTGGCTGCAGCAGGCTCTGAAATTAATGCGTCTGTAGAGCTTTGCTGTTCAACCATGTCATTAGCTGAGCTAGCAGCCCCTGGTGCGTAATCGAAGGCTAAGCGGAATACACCGGTAGCTGTGTGGGCAATGGGTTGGTTGCTGTACATTTTTACTACATCGGCCTCTCTACCTAACTCCACTGCTTTTGGATCGGGTGGGTCGAGTTTAGTGGTTTGTTGCATCGCTTGGTCTGTTGTAAGCACCACTAGGTACTTAGCTTGTCTCCCATCTCGAAACACTGCGGGTAATTCCACATTGCCAAAAAAACGGTCAATACTTAATAGCGAGCCGTTCTCGTAATTGATAGTTTCTTCCCCGTAAACATCAATGGGGTCGAAGTTTTTGTCGAGTACTAATAGGGTAGGAGCAAAAACACTGGTAACAATGGGGGAAGATACCGCAACCTTAATGGGGCCATTTACTTCTGGTAATTCAATGGCTTTAACAAAGGATTTACCTGTTCTGAACTGAAAAGCGGGATCTTGAGTAGTAAGGGTAAAGTCAACTTTACCTGGCGCCGATATTTTTTGGTAATTGAGCTGTGACAAGTTAGAGCAACAAACAGGCGCTTGCTCTAAGGCTTGGTAACCAATGCTGGGATCTATTTTCTGTACAGTTTTTGCGTCAGCAGCACCATAATCAATAATCATACTCTTATTACTACTACAGGCCGCTGTTAACGCAACCATAGTTATTACTAGTAACTTTTTCATCATATCTTCCTTGTTGCTAAGCAAAGATCATTGCCTTCACCTTTATTTGTTGTTTTTGTTTTATCTTGTTGCTGTTTGTTGACTAAGTTATTGCTAATTCACAAAGGCTTAGCGTAAAGTAGGCAAGGTGAGTATTCGCCACAAATATTTCACCTTGCCTATTAGGGTTAGTAAAGCTTCGTCATCACCCGAAGTTTTACCGGAGTGTTTGAAGTTGGTGCCACACTAACTCCAATCACTTCTTCCTAAGGGCTCGTTTCTACCACCACATGTCCGCTTGAACACCGTAAACAAACTCACCTTTTTGCTCACCATTTGCATTGGTATTATCTTGGCCATTTGTCTTACCGTCGATGTAACTTGCTAACAAGCGGATCTCAGGAGCAGGGCCAGTACCAGTACCAATTACCCAAGTAGGAGCTATGGTTGCTTTGTACTGTGAAGATTCAAACAAAGTGTTACCGCCTGAGCCTTCTACGTCTGTTTCTGTGTAACCAAATTCAGTAGCAATGGTGAAATTGTCGATAGAGTTGATCAAGAACACAGGGCGAGCCATTGCTGACCACCATAAGCTCTTGTTGCCATTATCTAAATCGTCATACTGCATTTGTACAGACGGGAAGATCATAACGCTGCTGCCAAACCAGCCACCATAAGCTAAAGCGCGGTAAGATTTATCACCTTTATCTACGTGAGCCATGCCAACAGGGCCTTTACCAGCGCTGCCTGGCGCATAGCCGTTGTAGTTAGTGAATGACTTACCAAGCATGCTACTAGCACCTAGGCCTGAACCGGCTTGAACAGAGATTTTTGAGAAACCATTGCCCAACCAGAAGAAGTCTTTTGGTGTGTATTGAACATGCGCTTCAATACCATTAGTGGCAAACTCAGAAACAGTAATATTGCCATTTCCGTCATCACTGCGAGACACGTTGTCAGCCATGTATTTACCCACTAACTCTACACGCCAGTTGCCGTAATCGGCACGAGCGTGGCCTAAGTGAAGTGGGGCGCTTTCGTCGCTGCCATAGCCGTTGTCATCGGGGCGGTTACTCGCTAAGTAAGCAAAATCCCACTTACCGCCGCCTAGTTCCATTTGCTGAACACCCAAACCCGTGCCCGACCAATCTGTGTAGAAAAAGTCAGTCATGAAGATGTAGTTATCACGGCCGTAGTAGCGCTGACCACCCCACATTTTGCCGGTGTTTGTTAAGCCTTCAAACTCTACAAATCCCTCTAGTAAGCCAGTAGCTGAACCGTTAATCGAGTAGTTCTGCTGAGCTTCAAATGCATCTTCGCCAGTGTTGTGCTGACCTAAACGCGTTTTGATAGCAATTTTTTGACCGTTGTCTAGGGCCCACGTTTTGTTAAACGCTAGCTCGTAGAAGTCATCACTTTCAATACCTAAGCGACCTAAGCTTTCTTTAGATGCAGGGTAAAGTGCTTGGTTGCCGCCAGTTGAGCCGGTAAATAGCGCGCCAGAGCGGAAGTATCCGTGGAATTCGAATCCTTCTTCAGCTGCAACAGTTGTGCTAACTGCGCTAGCTGCAAGTGCCATTGAACATGCAACAGATAGTGCTTTAATTTTCATTTTAATTTAACTCCCTAAATATATTTCCGTATGTCTTCATTGGGCTTCCTTAAACATCGCTGTTTTGCCAAAAGACGATTCGATTATAGGGATCTGAAACCGGTTTTATTTTGAACTTCGTCACAATGATACCGGTTTCAATGATGTGTGGATCACAGTTCTATTTCGATTTTTAAAATTCATAAGCAAAAGTAAATTTTTGTTAACTATGCGGAGCGTTAGGGCAAAAATAAGCGATTTTGGATGGTAGCGTTAACATGTGATGTAGGGCGGTTTTTAGCTCGCCAATTAGATTATGCTTCAACTTTACAGTGTTCTATTGGATATCTTAATCAATTTAATCAATGGTTTATGGTTAATTGCTTATTGTGGGGGCTTATTCTTTACTACGCTATTCCAGATTGCTTGTAACAATCACGAGCAAATATGATTTTTAAAAGCTTGAATAACAAAATATTAACTTCGAGTTTGGTGCGAGCGCAAATGAATAGTAGAGCGATGATATTTTAGGCCTAGTGGCTAAGCGTTAGGCTTTAGAGTGTTGCTCGAAATGACCTTGTTTGTTTGCTATATATGGCATTGTCGAGTGGTGCTTATTCTGTATTTTTATTATAAGTGTCTGTTTTATATTTATTAAATTTCCAATGACAATCTGAAATTAGCAACTGCCTTCTCACTTTCTGCCACAAAAGCTCGCTCCTTTATTTATAGTTCGATGATTTTACTTTTAAGTAACACTTGTCTGAAACCGGTTTCATTTGTGTGTTTGAGTTCACGGTTTTAATTAGTTTGAGTGGTAAAGTAAAAGCGTTATTACGAGAACTTTATGGAAGAGCGATATATGAAGAAAAGGACAACTACCTCGGCAATACTGGGTGTTTCTCTAGCGGCGTTGTTAGGTGGGTGCGGAGCAACCAGTAAGGTTGAGCCTAATCTAGATGTAACATCGTACAAGCGTCATCAGTTTTTGCCTCCGCAGGGTAAGACCTTAATGTTTATTGGCCAAGACATACAAACTATTATTGAGTTTGTTGCTGACACAGGAGTGCAGCCTGCTGCTGTTACCGCTTACGCCTCGGCCGACTTAACCGGTGTGCTTAATGCTTTTCCTGAGTCGCATGGGTCTTTGGATATTCCTGCTTATGCTGAGGATTACCCAAACGCTACATTGGCGATAGGTTTGTGGCTAAAAAACACCTATAAGAAGTTAGCAGAGGGGCACCCACGTAGCGTCAATAATGTAGACCGTTTAGTAAAACATCTAAAGGGTTTGAACAGGCCAATTATGCTTAGAATTGGCTATGAAGTAGATGGTTACTGGAATAACTACCACCCAGAGGAGTTTAAAGCTGCTTGGAAGGTTATCACTGCTGCTATTGCCAAGAACGACGCGCAAAATATTACTACTGTTTGGCAAATTGCTGGCTATTGTGCATCTATGGACAACTCGGTGTTTACCGAAACTCAGAATAGTTTTAAGGGCTTAGATTATGACGCTTGGTACCCAGGCGATGAGCATGTTGATTGGCTGGGGCTTTCATATTTTTCCCAACCTCGTGATTGCCTAAGTGATACAGCTAAAAATGCCGCTGGTGGTTTGCCGATTGCTTTTGGCTCCTTGAGTGATGCTGACGAGCAAGGCAATAGTTTAGCTTTGGATAACATCATCGCTTACTTAAATGCAAAAGATAAACCTATCTTTGTTGCTGAAGCTAGCCCCAAATACTATTGGATTGAACGTGGCGAGTACAAACCCGATGCAGATACCACGGTGAATAACTTACTAAAAGTTAGTGGCGAGCAAATTTGGCAAGATTGGTATGAACCGTTCTTTGATTTTCTGGAACGTCATCAGCAATCAATTCGCGCAGTGTCTTACATCAACATGCATTGGGAGTCATTTGCTGGTTGGAGTTGCGACATTAAAAACACCCGCGCAGTTAAGCTTGGCTTAACCTGTAAAGATGGCATATGGGGTGATGCCAGAGTGCAAGTAAATCCATATATTAAGCAACAATTCTTTAATCGCCTAGACAACGGTAAGTATATTTATCGCCAAGAAGACGGCGGCTTTGATCAATTGAGTGGTTGGACTGAAGCCAGTGTTGCAATAACGGCAGCTACAGCCGCTAAGTCAGAAATAGCCAAGGTGGTTAAATCAAGCCCATTTCACGATAAACCTGCTGCAATTCCTGGTCGCATTCAAGCACAAGAGTACGATAAAGGAGGCGAGGGTGTAGCTTATAAAGATAGTTCGGGTATAAACCACGGTGCGAACGAATGGGGCATCCGCTTCCGTGAAGATGAACTTGTTGATATTGGCAAAGATCCCGAGACCGAAAGCTTCGTAGTTGGCTGGACAGCCAAAGGTGAGTGGTTGAATTACTCGGTTAGCGTGGCTGAAACAGGCACTTATACCGCTAACTTTAGGCTGGGGCATGGTGGGAAAAAAGCCGGCTCTTTCAAAGTGCTATTAAATGGCGAAAGACTCATCGAACAAGTAAACATTCCGGCAACTAAGAGCTGGGAAACCTACCAAGTAGTGAGTCTTGAGGAAATAACGCTAACTCAAGGTGAGCACTTACTTACCATCGAATTTACTGCAAGTGGTGACTATAACACGCCAGGAAACATTGACTGGTTCGAATTTGTTCAACAATAGGAGGTGCCTTAGTCGAATCTATTTCATTCCTCTTCCTTGGCTATATTAGCAATTGCATAGCCTTTGTTTGCCCGCATAGAATGCGGGCTTTTTTTGCGTTAATCAGCTTCAAATAAATGTTAATGTTTAGTTAATTATTACTGATCAAGATCTCATTTCTCTTTTAGATTACTTGTTTGTTTTCATAATCAATAATATTCTGAAACCAGTTTCAGGAACCGGTTTCATTTTGTGTTTTTTAATCGGATTCTGGGTTAAGGGAATAAGGTAAACTGGAGAAGAAATGGATCTTAAGGCACTTAGTGATCAGTTCTGGCGAGATGGCTACTTACTTATTGAAGACTTCTTTTCAATGCAGCTAATGGACCAAATGACCAATGCTATTAATGAGCACTATGGTGTAGATCCAGAATTTTGGCACACCAATGAATTTTTAGATCGTGCCAAAACCGAAGTGATTCCTTGGTTTCCGCAAAATGAAGGTTGCTTGTTGTTTAACGAGGTTGATCAGCACCCTTACTTCAAAGCACTTTCAAAAGCCGTGTTAGGCGAAGACAGCCAAACACTTTACTGCATGGTGATGTTTTCTAAACAAGGTACGGTAGGGCAGGCCTGGCACCAAGACTGCGACCCCGATGACCCTAAACGTTTCAATATTAATCGCCTCATCTACACCTCGGACATTCGCCAAGACATAGGTGGTGAAGTAGTTGTGGTGCCTCGCTCTCATTTGCGTGGTGAAATTCCAATTGGAGACCCAGAGGGTGAGTTACCAGGGCAATTAGTGCTGCGCCCGAAAAAAGGCAGCCTGATTTTCTTACATGGCCATACTTGGCATCGAGTGCTGCCCATCCATGGTGGAAATCGTATATCGACTAATTATCGCGCAGTTCCTAAAGGCACGCCTTTAGATATTACAGACATTTGTGTCTACCGGAATATGCGTTACCACTTTGGCAGCAATAAAGTGGTAGAAGAGCGACAGTGATAGCGTTAACATTTTTCACGACAAAACCCATAGAAATCGGTTCTGCAATTGCTAGTGACTGAAAATAAAGGTCTTATTAGAGCTAGCTGTGAAACCGCTTACGGAGAGCGTTGTGAATAACAAGAAAGTTACCATTAAAGATGTAGCCGCGAGGGCGAAGGTATCTCGTGCGTCAGTATCACGGGTATTAAACGATTACCCAGGTGTGAAACCAGAGTTGCGAGAGCGAGTTAATCAAGCCATGGATGAGTTGGGTTTTGCGCCCAACTATTTCTCTCAAGCCTTGGCAAAAGGGCGTTCGCAAAGTGTTGGTTTAATGGTGCGCTCTTTAGGCGGTTTCTTTTTTGGCAGCATCATGTGTGAGGTGGAAGAAGTTCTCACCAAGGCTGGGTATCAATGCATGGTTACTAGCGGGCATGGCACTTATGAGTCTGAGCGTGCAGCTATGGAATTTATGGTCTCGCGCCAATGTGACGCGATTATTGTGTATTCCGATTGTTTATCGGACGAAGAAATTATCAAGATTAACCAAGCAGGAAGCCCAGTAGTATTGATTTCCCGCTTTATTGAAGAATTGGACAGCCAGTGTATACGCTTCGACGACACCAGTGGAGCTTACCAGGCTACCAAGCACCTGATTGCTAACGGGCATAGTGATATTGCCACCATCACCGGACCTTTAAGTAATCAAGACGCGAGAGATAGATTAACCGGTTACCGCAAGGCTTTAGAGGAATTCGCAATTCCTTATCGTCCTGAGTTGGTATTGGAATCTAACTTTCAAGTCCCTGGCGGAAAGCTAGCAACTGAAAAGTTGTTAGCGGCTAAACATCACTTTAGCGCCGTCTTTTATGGTAACGACGAAATGGCGATTGGCGGAATTCAAGCGCTTAATCATGCCGGGTTGTCGGTACCTGAAGATGTCTCAGTGATTGGTTTTGAGGATGTGCCACTGAATGAATTCCTTAAACCCAAAATGAGCTCAATGAGGATACCTGTTGC
Coding sequences within it:
- a CDS encoding LacI family DNA-binding transcriptional regulator, translating into MNNKKVTIKDVAARAKVSRASVSRVLNDYPGVKPELRERVNQAMDELGFAPNYFSQALAKGRSQSVGLMVRSLGGFFFGSIMCEVEEVLTKAGYQCMVTSGHGTYESERAAMEFMVSRQCDAIIVYSDCLSDEEIIKINQAGSPVVLISRFIEELDSQCIRFDDTSGAYQATKHLIANGHSDIATITGPLSNQDARDRLTGYRKALEEFAIPYRPELVLESNFQVPGGKLATEKLLAAKHHFSAVFYGNDEMAIGGIQALNHAGLSVPEDVSVIGFEDVPLNEFLKPKMSSMRIPVASIGNLAAKRALSLIAQEELDLALEVDVQLMERESVKTI